In the Gossypium arboreum isolate Shixiya-1 chromosome 10, ASM2569848v2, whole genome shotgun sequence genome, one interval contains:
- the LOC108474054 gene encoding protein indeterminate-domain 7-like isoform X2, which translates to MMKGYIVHHQQQEVMEENMSNLTCASGEASVSSAAGGTNYSQQYFSNPPAQAQPVKRKRNQPGNPDPDAEVIALSPKTLMATNRFVCEICNKGFQRDQNLQLHRRGHNLPWKLKQRTSKEVRKKVYVCPEVSCVHHDPSRALGDLTGIKKHFYRKHGEKKWKCDKCSKRYAVQSDWKAHSKTCGSKEYRCDCGTLFSRRDSFITHRAFCDALAEESSRAAIMGANTFQPGSSHTNLQVPQFNPHDIQAFSLKQEQHQRFTPLKPDIPPWLATQPMLGAGAGLSSSSSSIFSPSLTLHENPTPIPTLDPTLPPYHPTTVLSPHMSATALLQKAAQMGATLSNKPGSSSAPATTTAMRPHLQTHVSADFVASTNNNSTTAGFGLNVSSREEVSMGSGFIHGSTHHAAESSVGF; encoded by the exons ATGATGAAAGGTTATATAGTCCACCACCAACAACAAGAAGTTATGGAAGAGAATATGTCTAATTTGACTTGTGCATCTGGTGAAGCCAGTGTTTCttcagctgctggtggaaccaaCTATTCTCAACAATACTTTAGTAACCCACCAGCTCAAGCTCAGCCAGTTAAGAGAAAGAGGAATCAACCAGGCAATCCAG ACCCAGATGCAGAAGTGATAGCTTTGTCACCTAAAACACTAATGGCTACAAATAGATTTGTGTGTGAGATCTGCAACAAAGGGTTTCAAAGAGACCAGAACCTTCAGCTTCATAGGAGAGGGCACAATTTGCCTTGGAAGTTAAAGCAAAGAACAAGTAAAGAGGTGAGGAAGAAGGTATATGTATGTCCAGAAGTCAGCTGTGTTCATCATGACCCATCCAGGGCACTTGGGGACTTGACTGGTATCAAGAAGCATTTTTACAGGAAACATGGTGAGAAGAAATGGAAATGTGACAAGTGCTCCAAGAGGTATGCAGTTCAATCCGACTGGAAAGCTCACTCCAAGACTTGTGGCAGTAAAGAATATAGATGTGACTGTGGAACCCTCTTCTCAAG gaGGGATAGTTTCATTACTCACAGAGCCTTCTGTGATGCATTAGCAGAGGAGAGTTCAAGAGCGGCAATCATGGGAGCCAACACTTTTCAACCAGGCTCATCTCATACAAATTTACAAGTACCCCAATTCAATCCCCATGACATCCAAGCATTTTCACTTAAGCAAGAGCAGCATCAAAGGTTCACTCCTCTCAAGCCTGATATTCCTCCATGGCTCGCGACCCAACCAATGCTAGGGGCTGGGGCTGGTCTTTCCTCATCATCATCTTCCATTTTCTCCCCTAGTTTAACACTTCATGAGAATCCCACCCCTATCCCTACTCTTGATCCGACTCTTCCTCCCTACCATCCAACAACAGTACTTTCCCCACACATGTCAGCTACTGCGTTGCTTCAGAAAGCTGCTCAGATGGGTGCAACCCTGAGTAACAAACCTGGCTCATCATCCGCGCCAGCTACTACTACTGCTATGAGACCCCACCTACAAACTCACGTGTCTGCTGATTTTGTTGCCAGCACCAACAACAACAGCACAACAGCTGGCTTTGGTCTCAACGTGTCTTCACGTGAAGAAGTCTCTATGGGGAGTGGATTTATCCATGGTTCGACTCATCATGCAGCTGAAAGCTCAG TGGGATTTTGA
- the LOC108473053 gene encoding mediator of RNA polymerase II transcription subunit 9-like has protein sequence MTMDTSAGGGSWTTIPSVPPHSNVSTPSNQDPPYLSPPPPSQQEVQQDQHHQSLPSHFHLLHLVENLGDAIDNGTRNQHSDDLINELNNHFEKCQQLLNSIGASINTKPMTVEGQKQKLEESEQLLNQRRDLIANCRSSVEDLVKTEP, from the exons ATGACGATGGATACGTCCGCAGGAGGTGGAAGCTGGACTACGATCCCAAGCGTCCCACCCCACAGTAACGTATCTACTCCCTCAAATCAAGACCCTCCATACCTCTCTCCACCTCCACCATCACAACAAGAAGTGCAGCAGGATCAACATCATCAGTCACTACCTTCTCACTTTCACCTCTTACAC TTGGTCGAGAATTTGGGTGATGCAATTGATAATGGAACTCGGAATCAACATTCTGATGATTTG ATTAATGAACTGAACAATCATTTTGAGAAGTGCCAACAGCTTTTAAACTCGATTGGGGCATCAATTAATACCAAACCTATG ACTGTTGAAGGACAAAAGCAAAAGCTGGAGGAAAGTGAACAATTGTTAAATCAAAGGAG GGACCTAATTGCCAACTGTAGAAGCTCTGTTGAAGATCTTGTTAAGACTGAGCCATAA
- the LOC108474054 gene encoding protein indeterminate-domain 7-like isoform X1, producing the protein MMKGYIVHHQQQEVMEENMSNLTCASGEASVSSAAGGTNYSQQYFSNPPAQAQPVKRKRNQPGNPDPDAEVIALSPKTLMATNRFVCEICNKGFQRDQNLQLHRRGHNLPWKLKQRTSKEVRKKVYVCPEVSCVHHDPSRALGDLTGIKKHFYRKHGEKKWKCDKCSKRYAVQSDWKAHSKTCGSKEYRCDCGTLFSRRDSFITHRAFCDALAEESSRAAIMGANTFQPGSSHTNLQVPQFNPHDIQAFSLKQEQHQRFTPLKPDIPPWLATQPMLGAGAGLSSSSSSIFSPSLTLHENPTPIPTLDPTLPPYHPTTVLSPHMSATALLQKAAQMGATLSNKPGSSSAPATTTAMRPHLQTHVSADFVASTNNNSTTAGFGLNVSSREEVSMGSGFIHGSTHHAAESSGAPPPPSLLLQGMMNSLSSPIGFDSTSFDDIAFSGILNAKNKSGTLINESFSKTTAAPKNGTGNNNDHESRAGGSTQGEALRRDFLAL; encoded by the exons ATGATGAAAGGTTATATAGTCCACCACCAACAACAAGAAGTTATGGAAGAGAATATGTCTAATTTGACTTGTGCATCTGGTGAAGCCAGTGTTTCttcagctgctggtggaaccaaCTATTCTCAACAATACTTTAGTAACCCACCAGCTCAAGCTCAGCCAGTTAAGAGAAAGAGGAATCAACCAGGCAATCCAG ACCCAGATGCAGAAGTGATAGCTTTGTCACCTAAAACACTAATGGCTACAAATAGATTTGTGTGTGAGATCTGCAACAAAGGGTTTCAAAGAGACCAGAACCTTCAGCTTCATAGGAGAGGGCACAATTTGCCTTGGAAGTTAAAGCAAAGAACAAGTAAAGAGGTGAGGAAGAAGGTATATGTATGTCCAGAAGTCAGCTGTGTTCATCATGACCCATCCAGGGCACTTGGGGACTTGACTGGTATCAAGAAGCATTTTTACAGGAAACATGGTGAGAAGAAATGGAAATGTGACAAGTGCTCCAAGAGGTATGCAGTTCAATCCGACTGGAAAGCTCACTCCAAGACTTGTGGCAGTAAAGAATATAGATGTGACTGTGGAACCCTCTTCTCAAG gaGGGATAGTTTCATTACTCACAGAGCCTTCTGTGATGCATTAGCAGAGGAGAGTTCAAGAGCGGCAATCATGGGAGCCAACACTTTTCAACCAGGCTCATCTCATACAAATTTACAAGTACCCCAATTCAATCCCCATGACATCCAAGCATTTTCACTTAAGCAAGAGCAGCATCAAAGGTTCACTCCTCTCAAGCCTGATATTCCTCCATGGCTCGCGACCCAACCAATGCTAGGGGCTGGGGCTGGTCTTTCCTCATCATCATCTTCCATTTTCTCCCCTAGTTTAACACTTCATGAGAATCCCACCCCTATCCCTACTCTTGATCCGACTCTTCCTCCCTACCATCCAACAACAGTACTTTCCCCACACATGTCAGCTACTGCGTTGCTTCAGAAAGCTGCTCAGATGGGTGCAACCCTGAGTAACAAACCTGGCTCATCATCCGCGCCAGCTACTACTACTGCTATGAGACCCCACCTACAAACTCACGTGTCTGCTGATTTTGTTGCCAGCACCAACAACAACAGCACAACAGCTGGCTTTGGTCTCAACGTGTCTTCACGTGAAGAAGTCTCTATGGGGAGTGGATTTATCCATGGTTCGACTCATCATGCAGCTGAAAGCTCAGGTGCTCCTCCACCTCCTTCCCTTCTTCTACAGGGCATGATGAATTCTTTGTCTTCTCCCATTGGATTTGATTCCACTTCCTTTGATGATATTGCATTTAGTGGGATTTTGAACGCAAAGAACAAGAGCGGGACTCTCATCAATGAATCATTCTCGAAAACAACTGCAGCACCCAAAAATGGCACTGGAAATAATAATGACCATGAAAGTAGAGCGGGTGGTAGTACTCAAGGTGAAGCCTTGAGAAGAGATTTCCTAGCTCTTTGA